In Saccopteryx leptura isolate mSacLep1 chromosome 13, mSacLep1_pri_phased_curated, whole genome shotgun sequence, the DNA window GTGACGGGTGTCGTGAAGGGGCTGGCTAGTGGGACCCACGGCAGTCAGCCGGGCGCACTTGGGCGTCGCTTCCCATAAGGTTTGGGCCCCAACCCTCATATGTAAATAAGCCCATTTTAGTCCGAAATTAAGTGTAATGCCATGGACACCTTCGCATAGCAGCGGTTTCTCTATAACACATGCGTCCCGCCCCAGACAAGCAGCGGCCACGTCTGCACTGTGCTCGCCTCTGCTTGCAGCCAGTGCAGGTGCATTTCGGACCCGGTGGCCTTTCCCGACCTCCAGCTGTGGGCAGAGGAGTGAACGCCTCGTCCTAGGGCACAGGCGGCGCTTGGGAACCGAGCAACCCGTCAGCGTCGCGGCGGCCACCGCCACCCAATTCTCGGGAGCTTCTGGAGTGTCCCCACCACCGGACCCACGCGGAGAGAACCCCGCGCCCGCGCCTGGGTTCCCTGGAAAGGGGCGGGGAAGTCGCCCTTCTGGCGCCCCGCCCCTTCCGGCGCCCCGCCCCTCGGCAGAACGCTAGCCCGCGCCCCGGAAGTGCATCGCGCCCGCAAGATGGCGGCTGGGTCGGGCCCTTTGGGCGTCCTGGGCCGCCTATGTCGAGTGCTGCTCTTCCTCTCTCAGTTCTACATCTTGTCGGGCGGTGGTGAGTGAGACGCCGGGACCACGTCGGGTCTGGCCGGGTGCGCGGGCGCCCCGGGGCCTGCGGGCAGCGTCCGGGAGGCCGGAGGCCGGGCGGAGCGGGGTGTTTCCTTCTGTAGTGATTGGGCCGCGGATCCCTGAGGGCCCCACCGCCTCCGGCCCGGGCTCACGTGTCTCTCCGCCCGCAGGGTCCTTGAACGTGGAGCACTCGCCGCCGCTGGCGCAGGCCATCCGGGACCCGGGCCCCACACGCTCGTTCACGGCCGTGCCCCGGGCCGCAGGTACGGCATCCTCCGCTCCGCTCCGGGGCGGGTCCGGGGTCGCACGGCCGCTCCCCtcccgctggggggggggggtcctgcgaGTCGAAGCGCCCACTTCCCGTTTCttgcagattttatttcttgtgtgtgttttaGGTTTACACGCCCTCCGCGGGCGGGCAGACGATTCCTGCAGACAGTCCTGAGCTGTCTGACAGCCCCACACTCTTCAtttccatctctttattttttttagttctcgcTCTTTATCAAGATGACCCACCCTCTCCCCAACCAGTGCTTCTTTCCCTTCCAAAAACGTCGTTCTTCCTGACCCTGGTTCCGGAGGTTGGATGTTCAAAGCTTCCCCCCACACCTCCGCCCTCAGGCTGTTTGCAATGGGAGGGTCACAGAGGTGACAGGCAGAGACTTGGATCTGGGTCCGAGATCTTGTGCTGCTACTAGGCGCGTGACCACACTGTTCTCCCGTTTGGGCGTCGGTGTCCCCCGTCTTCAAGGTGGCGAGATTAGCCTGGCCCTTTGGCTTTGTGGCCTCCAGCCTCCAGCCACAGTAGTAATGGGGacgaaagaaaaggaaaatgctgTTTTgtagaattgaccatctgctacAATGACTTAAAACCGGTATTCAATGAGGATTAGTGTGTGTTGCTAATGGAACCTTTGTTTCTATAGTTTCATCCCTTTAGAGGTATTTTGCGGATTGTAATTTGGATGCAAAAGACGACAGCATACTTGGATTTAAAGTGTAGATTATCATTAGTGAAAGCGCCTTTTGATCTTTTGAAAGCTTCTCAAAAACCAAATATTAATACTTCTCCTCCTCCCTAAGAATACTTGCAGATTTGATCCTCTTTTCACTTGTAGAAATACGTTGTGCTCCTGGCTAGGTGGGCTGGGGGGAAAACCTGCAACCCACTGAAGATGTTGTTAGAAACCCACTGTAGAAAACTGTTTTGAATTTTGGTAGTATAAGATGGTTAATGTTTTCAGCCAGTTAGGACTTAATGAAATAGCAATCTGGAGTAGTGATGGTAACATTTTCTAGAGTTGCTATCCTTTTGTGCTGATAGATCCAGTTAGGGGGTCACTAGCCTCGTTTCCAAGTCAGCGAGTTCAAGGGAAAAGAACATTGGAGTGGAAACGGGGATTTGGGTTCTCTTTCCAGTTTCCACTCCTTCCATGATCTTGAACAAACCCACACATCCCTAAGTCTTTGGTTTTTTCATCTTGTAGCATGGTAGATATTTTTGAGGCCCTAACTTAACAGCTAGCATTAGATATGCATTATATACACATAAGCAGCTTTGATTTTTATGGTCATTGGAGGGACAGTAATTAAGTGCTCAGTGTTGAGCCGCTCCCCAAGTCCCGTGGTCGGCTGGTGAAGGAGCCCTGCTCCGTGACTCCAGCTGTGCTTTTCCATTGTAGCTAGAAGCTTGCTGATCACGGTCACGCCCCATAACCTTAGAAGACTGTCTTTTATCAGTCTTACCAAAGGATGAGCTTCTCTCTCGCCTCCCACAGAAAGTACCGGCATCCCACCCTATGTGATGAAATGTCCAAGCAATGGCTTGTGCAGCAAACTCCCTGCAGACTGCATGGAGTGCAGGACGAACTTCTCCTGTGTCTATGGGAAGCCCGTCACGTTTGACTGCACAGTCAAGCCTTCTGTCACCTGCGTGGTAAGTACTGAAACTTAACTTATCCCAAATAAGCTTGTTGTAGACCTGGAGTTATCAGGAGAGTTTAGACTTGACTCTGAGGGAAATTCTGAAAGAAATTGCTCTGcatttttaagtaatattttagcATTAAAGTCAACTGTATCCAAAAACTAGAACCTCCATCCAGGTGAGTTTCAGTTACAAGGGTTCagatggcaattttttttttttttttttttggtatttttctgaagctggaaacggggagagacagtcagacagactcccgcatgcgcccgaccgggatccacccggcacgcccaccaggggcagcgctctgcccaccaggggctatgctctgcccctccggggtgtcgctctgccgagaccagagccactctagcgcctggggcagaggccaaggagccatccccagtgcctgggccatctttgctccaatggagtcttggctgcgggaggggaagagagagacagagaggaaggagggggtgtggagaagcaaatgggcgcttctcctatgtgccctggccgggaatcgaaccctggtcccccgcacgccaggccgacactccaccgctgagccaactggccagggcccagatggcaattttttgacatacaggtAAATTGAAGCAATGATCAGACTTCCTACAGAAAGTCGGAAATAGCAAAAGCTTAAACGTACTGACTCGCCCATTCAGAATGAACCTGTTATAGTCATATCCCTACATCCTGTCTCTGACACTTTGACCAACAGGAGGGAGCACAGAAAGACTTCCATAATAGGTGCTTCTTTCAGAGTGCTTTAGGGGTCCTGCTTCAGAGCTGCTTGACATGTTAACAAGGTAGTatgttacctgaccaggcggtggcacagtggatagagcatcggactgggatgcagaggatccaggtttgaaacctaaggtcgctggcttgactgcaggttcactggcttgagcctaaaggtcactggcttaagcaagggtcactggctctgctgtagcccccggtcaaggcacatatgagaaagcaatcaatgagcaactaaggaactgcaatgaagaactgatgcttctcatctctctcccttcttctctgtctctgtcagtccctctatctgtttctctttctgtctttgtcaaaaaaaaccccaccaagtACTATGTTATGATTGATGAATTCTGTGTCCTTTGCTCCATAGGATCAGAACTTAATATCCCAAAAGAACTTCGTCATCAGCATGAATTGCAGGTTCTGCTGGCAGCTCCCAGAGACCGATTACGAGTGCTCCAACTCCACCAGCTGCATGACAGTGTCCTGCCCGCGGCAGCGCTACACGGCCAACTGCACGGTGCGGGACCACGTGCACTGCTTGGGTACGTAGGTCAGCAAGATTTGGAGCACAATGTTTTTCTCTAAGCTAGCTTATGGAAATATGAGAATTATATTTAAATCACTTCATCAGAAGCATGAGCATTTTTGTAGTTATGCCAAACCTCACTAATAAGCTcagtaagctaaaaaaaaaagtccagaaaatTTACAATATCCTTATCTCTTGAAATGTATGCTTGAAAGGGTAACGTGTTGTCACCGACTATCACCAAATTGACGACCAGCACAGCTGCCTGTTTTTTCCTGCGTCCTGCAGAAGGAGCCACCCCAAGTCTTGCTGTCGCCCCACTGCCTTGTCTTTAAATCACTCAGCTCTGTCACATCCGTGTGGTGAGGTGCAGTGCAACGTGTTACTCAGTGGTGCATGCTTTAGAATTGGGCGCAGCAAGGGCCAGTTGTGGTCTCCAGGGACTGTCCTTTTCCTCTTGACATCTGGCTCTGAGAGTCACCCGTGCAGCTTCTCTGTTTCCTCTCACTTGTGAGTGGCAGTCCTCTGCACGATGTCGTCATTGGCCCATTCTCCtgtctgtgggttgtcttttctctCCTTACAGACTGTGCTCCATTAATGATTCTGTGCACTGGCCGtgtgtgcgggagtctgtatggCCCGGGCCCTCCAGCGTGTCTCTTTCCAGCATGGCTCCACCATCCACTGCCCGCCAGGCGCATGCGTCTTGATGACCCCCTTCCTCTCCACATGCTGCCCTGAGTTCTGTTGTCTTCTCAGAGATTTCTTGGAAGACTTCATAGTTTGGATTCTAACCTTTTGATGTCTCTAAAATTCTCTCCCAggttttaacttttctttctccacTTTTATGTTTGGTATCTTTTGCTGAACAGAACTTGAACTTTGAATTGGTTGAAAGTTATTAGTCTATCCTAGTTAGCCCTtgttttaacagggtgacattgatcaataagagtacattgaCTTCAGgtctaaacttttttaaaaagctttaagtTTGTCCTTTCACAATGAGGTCTGCTTCCTCTGTGGGGAGTGTGGTCCCTGGTGTGAGGTGAGGCAGGTTCACTTTTCCCCCCACGGACAGCCAGTTGTCTGGGGGTCTCCAGGGCCGACTGTGTGCCCTGTGTTCCAGGGAGACAATTCTGTGCGCAAGTCAGGGGTCCCATCTTTTTCTGTcgcccagtctgtctgtctgtctgcacttTGAGTCTCAATGGCTGGTAGGCATTTACCGTTCTTCACACTGTGACCTCTGCTTCTCTGATTTAAACAGGAAATCTTTGCTTAGAGATGGTCTGGCCTTTCTTTTTACCATTCATTCACTGCAGTGACTGTGATTGTAAGGAGGGTCAACTTTCTAGATTTGCAATTACAAGGCTACTAATTACAGTTCATCTCTGTACAAGAGTCTTTTTATACCCGTGTTTCTAAATAGAGTGTTTTTCCTTTGTAAAGGTAACCGGACTTTTCCAAAAATGCTCTACTGCAACTGGACCGGAGGTTACAAGTGGTCCACGGCCCTGGCCCTCAGGTAAGGCTGTAGCTGAGGAGCTAAAGGTGACGTTTGGATTGTGTGGGGATCAGTGGACTCGCCCAGACGTTGAGCTCAGACTGGCTCCTCCGCCCTCGAGTCCCACCCCCACCTGAGACAGACCTGAGGCAGCACAGCTGTGGGAGTCACTCAGGTCATCAGACCGGTACCTTCATGGAGTTTGGTGGCAGGAAGTTAGCTTTTCTCTCAGGAAGCCTGCAGAAACCTTGACTAGTCATGGTCAGAGGGCGTTGGAACCAGTCGTGGGTTCCCATCCTGCACGTGACACGTACCATTTCAGATAGGTAGAGTTACGGTGTTTTACGGTGTTTTTAAGTTTTAGCAACTtcgttattataaaaaataatactgaagcctgaccaggcagtggcacagtggatagagtgtcggactgggatgcggaaggacccaggttcaataccctgaggtcgccagcttgagcgcaggctcatctggcttgagcaaaaaaaagctcaccagcttggacccaaggtcgctggctccagcaaggagttactcggtctgctgaggcctgcagtcaaggcacgtatgagaaagcaatcaatgaacaactaaggtgtcgcaacgaaaaactgataattgatgcttctcatctctctccattcctgtctgtctgtccctatctat includes these proteins:
- the TM2D3 gene encoding TM2 domain-containing protein 3 isoform X2, producing MAAGSGPLGVLGRLCRVLLFLSQFYILSGGGSLNVEHSPPLAQAIRDPGPTRSFTAVPRAAESTGIPPYVMKCPSNGLCSKLPADCMECRTNFSCVYGKPVTFDCTVKPSVTCVDQNLISQKNFVISMNCRFCWQLPETDYECSNSTSCMTVSCPRQRYTANCTVRDHVHCLGNRTFPKMLYCNWTGGYKWSTALALRHGGLKQMVAQAVPDVHAIARAGQVCGPALS
- the TM2D3 gene encoding TM2 domain-containing protein 3 isoform X1 → MAAGSGPLGVLGRLCRVLLFLSQFYILSGGGSLNVEHSPPLAQAIRDPGPTRSFTAVPRAAESTGIPPYVMKCPSNGLCSKLPADCMECRTNFSCVYGKPVTFDCTVKPSVTCVDQNLISQKNFVISMNCRFCWQLPETDYECSNSTSCMTVSCPRQRYTANCTVRDHVHCLGNRTFPKMLYCNWTGGYKWSTALALSITLGGFGADRFYLGQWREGLGKLFSFGGLGIWTLIDVLLIGVGYVGPADGSLYI